AGATGACTCAATAGTAAAAGTAACTTTTTCTTGTGATAATTGATAGCCATTTGGGGCTTTTTGCTCTACAAAGTAATAAGAACCCGGCGCCAATTTATTCACATGAATTTGGCCTTTTTCATCTGTCACTAAATTTTCCTCAACCATCATTCCAGACTGCTGATAAAGATTAAATGCTGCACCACTTAACGCTTTTCTAGTCATCTCATCTGTCTTATTCAATTGAACAGAGCCTTGATAATTGACATAATCTCCTAAATCAAGGATAAGCGATTCTGGTTTTCCCATTGTTTCCTTGATAGTAAATGTCTTAGGTGCTGAATTCAGGAGGTAGCCCGATGGGGCCTTCACTTCCACTAATGTGTATGTCCCACCTTTTAAACCTTTAGCAAAAATCTCACCATCAACTCCAGAAATAAGCCTTGTAATAGCATTATCCTCTTTGTCATAAGCATTGACAACTTTGCCATTTTCATCGTGAATTTCAAATTCTGCTCCAGCTAAAGGCTCCGAGACTAGTTCTCCTTTAGCAACCTTTCGTGCTTTGATTCCTACTTCATAATTTACAATTGATACTTCTTCCACAGGAGGTGTTGTCTCTTCACCTGCTTTTACCGTAAAGTAGATTGGCTGTTTATTGATTACATAGCCGTGTGGTGCTTCGATTTCAATGATTTTATAGTAGCCAGGACCTAATTTATCAATGTCCAGATGACCATCTTCCCCTGCCTCGATATACTCTTTTCCATCGATTTGTACAAGTTCTTCCGATGAGCCTTTCGCTCTATAAACAGCAAATTTTGCTCCAGCTATCGGTCGACTTCCTTCACCAACTTTCGTTAAACCTACTTTTCCTTTAAAATTCTGGAATGCGCCCAAATCAATTTGTGTAGGTTTCCCTTCATGTGATTGTGCTACGTTAAACAGAATCGGATACTCATTTTTAACATAGTCTTGTCCATTCTCATCAACAGGCGCTTTTGTTTCAACCAAATAGTAACTTCCTGGTGCTAAACCATCGTATTGAATGAGTCCATCACGATCAGATGTCAAGTTTGCCACTACTAACTGTCCGTCTGTTTTATACACAGAAAATTCTGCCCCAGCCAAGGGATTCCAATGACTATCCACCTTTTTAATTTTGAACGATCCTTGGTAGTTTGTCATTTCAGCTTGAACTGCCTTTGGTTTTCCAACGGTATTGGGTTCAATTACTACTTTGACTTTTTCAGTGTTCAATAGATATTCTACATTCGGGCCAACGCTCACTTCTTTAAAGTAATACGTTCCTGGAGCGATATCTTCGAGTAATAATTTCCCATCAACGTTCGTTGTGCCTGTTTGAACAACTTTTCCTGTTGTATCTTCTAAAGCAAATTCGACCCCCGCTAATAACTTATTGCCACTGGCTGTTTTGCCATACTTAGTTATTTCTGCAGAACCCTTATAATTGATGAAATCAGCAGATAATTCAATTGTTTCTAATGGCTTATCTGATTTTTCAGGTACTACGATATTCTCGATGGCTTCTTTATTTAATAAAAAACCATTTGGAGATGATAATTCTTTTATTACGTACTCTCCAGGTCCGACATCTGTAAATATCACTTTTCCATCTGCCGCGGAGTTTACTTTTTTAATAGGGGTTGTCACATTATTTTTATTAAACAATCCGAATTCAGCTCCAGCTACAGGAACTCCATGCTGATCTTTTTTAATAAAACTAATCGCAGACTGGTAATTAATAAATGCATCATGCATTCCAACTTGAACAAGTTGGTGATCACTATTTTCCACTATTTCAAAAGGAATCGCATTCGTGTTGAGAATATACCCTGTCGGTGCTTTCGTTTCAGTCAAACGATATTTGCCAACAACTAATCCTAGAATAATTAAACGACCAGTCTTATCCGTTACTAACGCTTGGTTCACAGGTTTAGTAACCCATGTATCAGTAAGGCTGTTATAGACTTCTAATTTAAATTGTGCACCTACTAACAGTTGTCCTTTTTCGCCTTGTTTTTTTAATTCAACTTTTCCAAGAGGATTTTGGATAACTAGTGGTGTTCCATTTGTTGTAGATTCATTGATTTCGACATCTTTGCCATCAACCAAGCTTTGATCGATTGTGTAACCTAATTCAGTTAATGCTCCTGTCTCTTTCAAAATGTAGTGTCCATAAGGTAGATTACCGAAAGTTATCAAACCGTTGATACCAACGGTGCCGGAACGTAAAATTTGTGTTTGGTTTTTATCCCAAAGTTCAAAAGTTGCTCCTTCCGGAAGTACTTGACCTAATGCACCAACTTTTTTAATAATCAATTGACCACGTTCACCAGAGCTAGAGCCGCCACCTTCAATAATTGTGACGTTCGTGTGTCCTTCTCCTTCTTCATCGATTTCAGTTTTCCCATCACTTGTAATATGAATATCATTTGAAACTGTTCCTGTCGTTCCCTCTAAGAAAATCATTGTCTTATATTCCATGATCAATGGGCTCTCTATTTGTTGGTATTCACCGATAAATTTAAGGATCATCTTTTGTTGCCCAGTTGTATTATCTGTTGTTGACTCTACTGTGTAGTCAGTATCTTTCACTAATTCTTTGGTTCTATCAATAGCAATATTTCCCTCACTATCTACTTTCGTTCCAAAAATATGCAATGTATCAATATTAATAGATTGATTAGGTGATGGTGTATCTTCTACTGTTACATCATAAAGTGTTGATTGACTGCCGTTTAGTGTAACAGACCAGTCAACGTAGCCATCTTTATCCTGTTTACCACTTTTACTTGTAAATTCACCACCGTGATTCACAGATACTTCACCATGTAATGAGTGATCTTCATATTTGTCATTACTAAACACAGCATCATTATCATATTGTTGATTGATTAAAAACGGACCGCCAACTTCTGTTCTAAATTCAACAAGATACGTTCCCGAATCATTATCGGGGAAATCAACGATCAACATTTCCCGGTTAAGAACGTCTGGCTGCTGAATACCAAATTCTTCATATTCTTGTGGGGTTAATTCATTTCCTTTTATGATAGAACCATCATTATCTACTGTATAATGATAAATCTTGATAGAATTCCAAATATATTTTTCAAGAGGTGAAATTAAATCTGACAGTTTGGCATTCTCTAAGTCTTTATCACTATAGTTCACAGCGAGTGACCACGTAATTTCCTTTTTCACAGCATTGTAAGAACCAGATTTCGACCCGTTGTATTTCGTTGGTTCATTTGGTTTGAATTCTGCAAAATCGTCATTGGTGATTAAATCACCTGCGTCCGTCTCCCATTCTACTGTAGCATCATTTCTAAATTTTTTGTTTGGATCATCTTCTGGAATTGCTTCTGGATCGTAATTTGTTGTATACGTAATTTTAAATGAATGATCCGTTTTCACATAGCTTCCAATAAACACAATGTCAAATTGACTTGTTGTTTGATTATAATCTAATGTATAGTCCGTTCCTAAAATTAATGCTTTATTTGTTTCATTATCATGTATATTGACCGTTTCTGGTTTAAGTGTCAGTCCCTCACTCAACACATCTTTCAGTTTCCAATTGTTCATGCTGTAATTATTTTTATTGATATCAATCGACCAAGCCACTGTATGGTTGGTGTAATCCATTGCACCACGTTTTTTTATGATATTTTGAGGCGTCAAATTCCCTGATTCCCCGTCATTTTCACCATTTTCTGTAACCACATCATTTTTGATGACTGTATTTTCATCAAGAATCCCATCATATCCCGTTGTATAATCGATATCTACTGCTGTTTTAAGCTCACCGATAAATTTAATTTCAAAGCCATTACCAGCTGAACTATCTAAAGTATAATCTACCCCTTCAACCAATTGACGTCCTCTAACAAGATTACCGCTTTGGTCAGAGACCATTTCATACAAATCAACAGAACCATCCACTAAAAACATATGACTATCTTGAAACGTATCTTTAATTGAACCGTTGGAAATGACTTTTTCGCCATAATTATATCGGATAACCCAATTAAATTCTTGCTTAATCGGGTCATAATTCCCCTTAAACTTACCAATTTTTTTCCCATATTGAGCTGAAACAGTAGCTTCAGTTGTGGCTTCTTCTAACCCTTTTGCCGTAAGAGCTGCATGGTTTTTGAATGAAATAAAGCCACCATCATTCGGCTTAAAGTCTTCGTTGATAGACGTTGTATATTCTAGACGATAGGCGTTGCTTGTCAACCCTTTAAAAGAAACTGTTCCATTTGAATCAACTGTATATGTCGATGGATCAGCAACTCTTTGCGATCCTTCAACCACTTGGCCATCAAAATCAACATCTACTTGGTAAACCTTAACACTTTCATAAGTCGTTCCTGTCGGAAAAGTTTCAATAACTGTTGCATTTTCCAATGGATCTAACGCTTTGTTTACATCAACATCCCAAATAATTTTACTTGGATTCAGTTCTTTATCAAAATGACCCTTTTTATCAATATTATCTCCTGTATAATTAGGCTTGATCACGATAGATCCACCTAAATCTTCATGTCCAGGAGGAACAATCACGATTTCTCCAGGCCCATCAATATTATCTTTATCAAAATCACCACTAAAGTGAAATTTTCCTACAATATCAGAAGCATTCTTAACTTCTTCAGTAAAAATAATTTTGATACTGCCATCCGTGTTGATTAATACATTTGCATACTGATTACCCTCTTTATCCGATAATGGGAAAACTTGGTTTTGGGTAACTTTTATAGAATTAGGCATTTGAAACTCATAATAATCTCCTGCTACCATCTGAGCACGTATCTCTTCATTCAGCTCAAATTCAAAAGCAAATTTAACATGATCATTAATTGTCGGTTCACTTACTGGGTTACCATCCTTATCTGCGAATGTTAACGACATTTTTGTCAGAAAATCATCCGTTAATCCTGCTTGTTTGTATAACTCTTTAATATCAATAGCTGCTCTGCGTTTTGCAATTTGTCCTGAATTGCTTGATGATGTTTCATTTGTTTCCTGACTTTCAGCTGTTGTTGATTCTGAAGTAGTTTGGATTGGCAGTTGTTGTGTTTCTGTAGATGTTGATGATTCTTCTACTGATTCCAGCATTTGCCAATTTTCTGGAAAAGGAACCGTTTGTTCTTGATTTCCTAAGCGAACAGTAACATGATTTTCGAGGGCTTGCTCTGTTACTTTTCCTGCTATATCTATGAGTAGCTCACTATCCGTATTTTCATTGATACTTAAATGAACTTGATTACCTGTAACTTGATACGTTCCATGACTTACTTGTTGCGTATCTTTCAATTCTTTTATGCCAGTATCGGTTGCTGTATAAGCAGGCGATAGCTGAATAACTGCTTGTTTTTGATTTGTTGTTTTTACAGTTAATTTTAATTGAATCGTTGCTTGCTGCTTTTGACTGTTTTGATCAAACATCGCTTCTGCTATAGTAATTTCATCATCACTAAGTAAAGTTTCTGCAATTGCAATCTGCGGTACTATAACTTGCGCTAAAAGTAAAAACGTTAAAAATACATGAATGATTTTTTTCATATTAATCTCCTTCACCGTTCCTAATAAATTACTTGAATTCTTTATTTTTGACATAATTCTATTGTGAAAAAAGAATAACACGGGGAAGCGATTACAAAACGTCAATTTTTTGATTTTTTTTTACTGTTTTTTGATTTTTTGATATAAATATCATTTTTATCTATTTTTTATCAAACCCCATAATAGGCTATCCAATTCTGCATAATCCATCTTTGTTAATTCTGTATCAAAGATGACATTTGGAACAGTCTTTTCTGATGTCTGAGGAACTTTGCTAGTAGAAACGATCAGCTGATAGTTGTTATTATCTACTGTATCAGGTGTAACGATTTCCATATTATAATCATTTTGATAATTCTTTTTCAATAAGAGCATTAAACGCTTCTCCTCAAATATGGGTAAATCTGTTACCAATAGAATCGTCATCTTTTCTTCTAATTGAGGTAACTCTGTGATAGACGCATACATGACTAAATAGCGAATGATCAAAAAGCGTCTTTGTAAAAATAGATGATTCTTCGTTTTTATATATAGGTCGTTGATTATTTCCTCCAATTGTCTAACCAAATTAGGGTATTTCAATTGTTCCCGATCCCAATAATTATATCCATTCATACTAAACCTAAAACCGTGAAACAATTGGCAAAATGCGTGAGAACTAAATATATAATCACGGAGTAAGTGAGTATTATTTTGGGGAAATTTCAATTGGTTTGCTTTTGCCTTCAATTCATGTTCAAAAAAGAGAATCGATTGATAAAGATCCGTTTGATTTCGTTCATGAAAATCATAAATTTGCTCTCTAACTTTTTCATTGCTGTAACATTCATCCCTTGTCAATAAAACTGAAAACAAGAATGCCGATTCGGCCTTTGACCATGTCTCTTCAAAAAAGTAGTTCTTTATCCTCTCTTCATACAGGTCAAACAAAGGATTATTGTTCGTATTTTCAAAAACAACAGCTTTCTGCTGGATCGTATGGCCTTTTTGATTTCTTACAATACAAATAGCAATATAATAAGCTAGATTTTGCCGTCTGAATGAAGAAAGTTTAAGTCCAAATACTGATTCGATTTCCTCAATGATAGAAGCCACTCTTGCTTGAGATACTTGAGGAAACGGCCAGGTCTTTCCTTTAAACAGCAGCCACATAATAGAATACAATAATTGACGGACTTGCCCTTCTTCCCCAACTAGCTGAAAACTTCCTTTTTTTATATCTAACTGATAATGTTGGATTTTTTTTCTGAATTCCTTGGTTAGACGCCAAACCGTTGACTCGCTTGTATAATTATCATGAGCGAATTGGATAGCAGACGAAATAGTCTCAAAAAATATACCGTACATCAAACGATAACTTAATGTATTCTGTAATTGATAAAGTAAAAAATCCTCCACATAGACCAACGAATTTGTTTGCAAAAAATAACCCAATTTCTTATCATATA
This genomic stretch from Enterococcus haemoperoxidus ATCC BAA-382 harbors:
- a CDS encoding SpaA isopeptide-forming pilin-related protein, yielding MKKIIHVFLTFLLLAQVIVPQIAIAETLLSDDEITIAEAMFDQNSQKQQATIQLKLTVKTTNQKQAVIQLSPAYTATDTGIKELKDTQQVSHGTYQVTGNQVHLSINENTDSELLIDIAGKVTEQALENHVTVRLGNQEQTVPFPENWQMLESVEESSTSTETQQLPIQTTSESTTAESQETNETSSSNSGQIAKRRAAIDIKELYKQAGLTDDFLTKMSLTFADKDGNPVSEPTINDHVKFAFEFELNEEIRAQMVAGDYYEFQMPNSIKVTQNQVFPLSDKEGNQYANVLINTDGSIKIIFTEEVKNASDIVGKFHFSGDFDKDNIDGPGEIVIVPPGHEDLGGSIVIKPNYTGDNIDKKGHFDKELNPSKIIWDVDVNKALDPLENATVIETFPTGTTYESVKVYQVDVDFDGQVVEGSQRVADPSTYTVDSNGTVSFKGLTSNAYRLEYTTSINEDFKPNDGGFISFKNHAALTAKGLEEATTEATVSAQYGKKIGKFKGNYDPIKQEFNWVIRYNYGEKVISNGSIKDTFQDSHMFLVDGSVDLYEMVSDQSGNLVRGRQLVEGVDYTLDSSAGNGFEIKFIGELKTAVDIDYTTGYDGILDENTVIKNDVVTENGENDGESGNLTPQNIIKKRGAMDYTNHTVAWSIDINKNNYSMNNWKLKDVLSEGLTLKPETVNIHDNETNKALILGTDYTLDYNQTTSQFDIVFIGSYVKTDHSFKITYTTNYDPEAIPEDDPNKKFRNDATVEWETDAGDLITNDDFAEFKPNEPTKYNGSKSGSYNAVKKEITWSLAVNYSDKDLENAKLSDLISPLEKYIWNSIKIYHYTVDNDGSIIKGNELTPQEYEEFGIQQPDVLNREMLIVDFPDNDSGTYLVEFRTEVGGPFLINQQYDNDAVFSNDKYEDHSLHGEVSVNHGGEFTSKSGKQDKDGYVDWSVTLNGSQSTLYDVTVEDTPSPNQSINIDTLHIFGTKVDSEGNIAIDRTKELVKDTDYTVESTTDNTTGQQKMILKFIGEYQQIESPLIMEYKTMIFLEGTTGTVSNDIHITSDGKTEIDEEGEGHTNVTIIEGGGSSSGERGQLIIKKVGALGQVLPEGATFELWDKNQTQILRSGTVGINGLITFGNLPYGHYILKETGALTELGYTIDQSLVDGKDVEINESTTNGTPLVIQNPLGKVELKKQGEKGQLLVGAQFKLEVYNSLTDTWVTKPVNQALVTDKTGRLIILGLVVGKYRLTETKAPTGYILNTNAIPFEIVENSDHQLVQVGMHDAFINYQSAISFIKKDQHGVPVAGAEFGLFNKNNVTTPIKKVNSAADGKVIFTDVGPGEYVIKELSSPNGFLLNKEAIENIVVPEKSDKPLETIELSADFINYKGSAEITKYGKTASGNKLLAGVEFALEDTTGKVVQTGTTNVDGKLLLEDIAPGTYYFKEVSVGPNVEYLLNTEKVKVVIEPNTVGKPKAVQAEMTNYQGSFKIKKVDSHWNPLAGAEFSVYKTDGQLVVANLTSDRDGLIQYDGLAPGSYYLVETKAPVDENGQDYVKNEYPILFNVAQSHEGKPTQIDLGAFQNFKGKVGLTKVGEGSRPIAGAKFAVYRAKGSSEELVQIDGKEYIEAGEDGHLDIDKLGPGYYKIIEIEAPHGYVINKQPIYFTVKAGEETTPPVEEVSIVNYEVGIKARKVAKGELVSEPLAGAEFEIHDENGKVVNAYDKEDNAITRLISGVDGEIFAKGLKGGTYTLVEVKAPSGYLLNSAPKTFTIKETMGKPESLILDLGDYVNYQGSVQLNKTDEMTRKALSGAAFNLYQQSGMMVEENLVTDEKGQIHVNKLAPGSYYFVEQKAPNGYQLSQEKVTFTIESSAKNEPKLLSLNVTNKATQVNIPSDVSPAITPPQKGYLASLGEKVSTSLIMIGAILLAEVAMVIIRKRKKEQ
- a CDS encoding helix-turn-helix domain-containing protein — its product is MIIHTEDLDLFDQGVSAKVLLIEYLAYTKRWVTVAEFVQEIDLTKRTVEKYLHLVQEDIENFHQEEKIELLYDKKLGYFLQTNSLVYVEDFLLYQLQNTLSYRLMYGIFFETISSAIQFAHDNYTSESTVWRLTKEFRKKIQHYQLDIKKGSFQLVGEEGQVRQLLYSIMWLLFKGKTWPFPQVSQARVASIIEEIESVFGLKLSSFRRQNLAYYIAICIVRNQKGHTIQQKAVVFENTNNNPLFDLYEERIKNYFFEETWSKAESAFLFSVLLTRDECYSNEKVREQIYDFHERNQTDLYQSILFFEHELKAKANQLKFPQNNTHLLRDYIFSSHAFCQLFHGFRFSMNGYNYWDREQLKYPNLVRQLEEIINDLYIKTKNHLFLQRRFLIIRYLVMYASITELPQLEEKMTILLVTDLPIFEEKRLMLLLKKNYQNDYNMEIVTPDTVDNNNYQLIVSTSKVPQTSEKTVPNVIFDTELTKMDYAELDSLLWGLIKNR